The Solanum lycopersicum chromosome 6, SLM_r2.1 genome has a window encoding:
- the LOC138349336 gene encoding uncharacterized mitochondrial protein AtMg00810-like, producing MEVSRRGSGLFLHQSKYARDLLQKAGLEKCTSQPTPMEVSSSTNGADTPFANITRFRNLIAALQYLAITRPDIQYIFSTLGRGLLIRHGDLKIRGFSDSDWANDKNDRKSTLGFLIFFGAEPDLLVYKKSTQGLSILD from the exons atggaggtttctcggagaGGCAGCGgtttgtttcttcatcagtcaaaatatgctcgagatctgttgcagaaagctggactggaaaaatgcaccagtcaaccaacaccgatggaagtatcttcgtctacgaatggagccgacaccccctttgccaaTATCACCCGCTTCCGCAACCTCATTgcggctctacagtatctggccattacccgtcctgacatcca gtacatttttagcacacttggtcgtggtttactcattcgacacGGGGACTTGAAGAttcggggtttctcagattcagattgggcgaacgataaaaatgacagaaaatctacattggggtttctcattttttttggggccgaacctgatctcctggtgtacaaaaaatcaacccaaggtctctcgatCCTCGACTGA